Proteins encoded together in one Thermococcus sp. window:
- a CDS encoding GTP-binding protein, with amino-acid sequence MPTNVTAEYLAAEEEYRNAKTIPEKIRALEKMYATVPKHKGTEKLRLHIKRKLAELRKELEKQRQLRKGGGGPSMAVRKEGAAQIVLAGLPNVGKSSLMRALTNVDADVADYAFTTVQPIPGMMHHKDVQIQLVEVPGLVEGAALGKGMGPQLLSVIRNADAIAIVVDLSQDPLKQMEILLREFERAGIKVNKRKPRVEIKRTAMGGIVINGQENIKGDINEVMKMLREERIHSAEITVKEPVTLEEFADAIDESLVWRRAIIIANKGDAPGSKENYEKLVKAYGDRFKIVPVSAKKGINLDKLKDELYDLAGIIRVFTKSPGEEPAYPPVALKKGSTVMDLAERIHKDFAKNFRYARVWGKSVKFPGQRVGADHVLEDGDIVEIHAR; translated from the coding sequence ATGCCAACGAACGTGACGGCAGAGTATCTAGCGGCTGAGGAGGAGTACAGAAACGCAAAGACAATCCCGGAGAAGATTCGCGCCCTCGAAAAGATGTATGCCACCGTCCCGAAGCACAAGGGAACGGAGAAGCTCAGATTACACATAAAGAGAAAACTGGCCGAGCTCAGAAAGGAGCTTGAGAAACAGAGACAGCTCAGGAAGGGCGGTGGCGGGCCTTCAATGGCCGTGAGAAAGGAAGGGGCCGCCCAGATAGTTCTCGCCGGTTTGCCAAACGTCGGCAAAAGCTCCCTCATGAGGGCCCTTACCAACGTCGATGCGGATGTGGCGGACTACGCCTTTACAACAGTCCAGCCCATTCCGGGGATGATGCACCACAAGGACGTTCAGATTCAGCTCGTTGAGGTTCCTGGTTTAGTTGAGGGGGCAGCGCTCGGTAAGGGAATGGGGCCCCAACTGTTGAGCGTCATAAGGAACGCCGATGCCATAGCCATCGTGGTGGACCTCTCCCAGGACCCGCTCAAGCAGATGGAAATCCTTCTCAGGGAGTTCGAGAGGGCCGGGATAAAGGTCAACAAGAGGAAGCCCCGGGTGGAAATAAAGAGGACGGCAATGGGTGGAATAGTCATCAACGGCCAGGAGAACATCAAGGGCGACATAAACGAGGTCATGAAGATGCTCCGCGAGGAGAGGATTCACTCCGCCGAGATAACTGTCAAAGAACCGGTAACGCTGGAAGAGTTCGCCGATGCAATAGATGAAAGCCTCGTCTGGAGGCGGGCGATAATCATAGCCAACAAGGGCGACGCTCCCGGAAGCAAGGAGAACTACGAGAAACTGGTAAAGGCCTACGGCGACCGCTTTAAGATAGTCCCCGTTTCTGCTAAGAAGGGCATAAACCTAGACAAACTCAAGGACGAGCTCTATGATTTGGCCGGAATAATCCGCGTCTTCACGAAGAGCCCCGGGGAGGAGCCGGCCTATCCTCCAGTTGCCCTCAAAAAGGGCTCGACTGTTATGGATTTGGCGGAGAGGATTCACAAGGACTTCGCCAAGAACTTCCGCTATGCTAGAGTCTGGGGTAAGAGCGTCAAGTTCCCCGGTCAGAGGGTTGGGGCCGACCACGTGCTTGAAGATGGGGATATAGTGGAGATTCACGCCAGATGA
- a CDS encoding Lrp/AsnC family transcriptional regulator, whose amino-acid sequence MSRSGLDDVDRKILMILQRNSRTPLREISKEVGLAESTIYERIKKLKERGIIKKFTVILDPDALGFKILAFILIKARAGMYGHVADELKRYPQICEVYETTGDYDMLVKIRTRSSEELNEFLDKIGEVEGVESTHTMVVLKTHKETTELPL is encoded by the coding sequence ATGTCGAGAAGTGGTTTGGATGATGTTGATAGAAAGATACTCATGATACTCCAGAGGAACAGCAGAACGCCCCTCCGAGAGATTTCCAAGGAAGTCGGCCTTGCCGAATCAACAATATATGAGCGTATAAAGAAATTGAAAGAGAGAGGGATAATCAAGAAGTTCACAGTTATACTCGACCCCGATGCCCTGGGATTTAAAATCCTCGCTTTCATACTCATAAAGGCCCGGGCCGGAATGTACGGCCATGTTGCAGATGAGCTCAAAAGGTATCCCCAGATATGCGAGGTATACGAGACTACAGGAGATTACGACATGCTCGTCAAGATCAGAACGAGAAGTAGCGAAGAGCTCAACGAGTTCCTTGACAAGATTGGCGAGGTTGAAGGGGTAGAATCAACTCACACGATGGTCGTTCTGAAGACCCACAAGGAAACAACTGAGCTCCCTCTTTGA
- the pfpI gene encoding deglycase PfpI → MKVLFLSANDFEDVELIYPLHRLKEDGHDVYIASFQRGRITGKHGYTVNVDLAFDEVDPDEFDALVLPGGRAPERVRLNEKAVSIAKKMFEDGKPIATICHGPQILISAKVLKGRKGTSYAGIKDDMINAGVEWVDEPVVVDGNWVSSRHPGDLYAWMREFVKLLR, encoded by the coding sequence ATGAAGGTTCTGTTCCTCAGCGCCAATGATTTTGAGGACGTTGAGCTGATTTATCCGCTCCACAGGCTCAAAGAAGACGGCCATGACGTGTACATAGCGAGCTTCCAGCGCGGAAGGATTACTGGAAAGCACGGCTACACCGTGAACGTTGACCTCGCCTTCGACGAAGTTGACCCGGATGAGTTTGACGCCCTCGTCCTCCCTGGCGGAAGGGCACCGGAGAGGGTCAGGCTCAACGAGAAGGCGGTCTCAATAGCCAAAAAGATGTTCGAGGACGGAAAGCCCATCGCGACAATCTGCCACGGACCGCAGATACTCATCTCGGCAAAGGTTCTAAAGGGCAGGAAGGGAACGAGCTACGCGGGGATAAAGGACGACATGATAAACGCCGGCGTCGAGTGGGTTGATGAACCTGTTGTCGTTGACGGCAACTGGGTCAGCTCAAGGCATCCCGGAGATTTGTACGCCTGGATGAGGGAGTTCGTCAAACTGCTCCGCTGA